One window of the Acinetobacter equi genome contains the following:
- a CDS encoding MbcA/ParS/Xre antitoxin family protein, producing MTAILKPAPNKNMVLAKAVLNIAEQLHLTQSELGAIIGMHRTAISKLNAHPNIDPHSKSGELALLLIRFYRALYALTGGDQVWMRHFINTQNKITGDIPKNQMKTITGLVTVLQTVDALRGKI from the coding sequence ATGACAGCTATTCTAAAACCTGCTCCAAATAAAAATATGGTATTAGCTAAAGCTGTTCTCAATATTGCAGAACAACTTCATCTTACTCAAAGTGAATTAGGTGCAATTATTGGTATGCATCGTACAGCTATAAGTAAATTAAATGCCCATCCCAATATTGATCCTCATTCAAAAAGTGGTGAACTTGCTTTGCTTCTTATCCGTTTTTATCGTGCTTTATACGCATTAACTGGTGGTGACCAAGTTTGGATGCGTCATTTTATTAATACACAAAATAAAATAACAGGTGACATTCCTAAAAATCAAATGAAAACCATTACGGGTTTAGTTACTGTTCTACAGACAGTAGATGCTTTACGAGGAAAAATATGA